In one Henriciella litoralis genomic region, the following are encoded:
- a CDS encoding TVP38/TMEM64 family protein, whose translation MQTPDDRIPAARSRNALYLGLAIGAGVITLFILGKTGVLGSLEAFIAQMQELADTPWALPAVIALFTVAAFVGLPQFGLIGAAVVAFGPVNGALYSWIATMVSGAVTFWLGRLSGQAAVARFSGRRAARFTDFVSRNSFAASAIVRNVPTGPFLIVNMAFGAVRANFLAFLGGMGIGIIPKILLVTFAGQSLMAAMKGSPLLAAGLAALAVLIFAAVWFFAQHRYKTGKIIASMQRRKVDSETRTPE comes from the coding sequence ATGCAAACGCCGGATGACCGCATTCCAGCTGCGCGCTCACGAAACGCGCTCTATCTTGGCCTCGCCATTGGCGCAGGCGTGATTACGCTTTTCATTCTGGGAAAGACAGGGGTCCTCGGCTCGCTCGAGGCCTTCATCGCCCAGATGCAGGAGCTTGCCGATACGCCTTGGGCGCTACCGGCGGTGATTGCCCTGTTCACTGTGGCCGCCTTTGTCGGGCTGCCGCAATTTGGCTTGATCGGCGCGGCCGTCGTGGCTTTCGGGCCGGTCAATGGCGCGCTCTATTCCTGGATCGCGACCATGGTCTCCGGCGCGGTGACGTTCTGGCTGGGGCGGCTGAGCGGGCAGGCGGCAGTCGCGCGCTTTTCGGGCAGGCGGGCCGCGCGCTTTACTGACTTCGTCAGTCGCAATTCATTTGCGGCAAGTGCCATCGTCCGCAATGTGCCGACCGGTCCGTTCCTTATCGTCAACATGGCTTTTGGCGCGGTGCGGGCAAATTTCCTCGCCTTTCTCGGCGGGATGGGAATCGGTATCATTCCGAAAATTCTGCTGGTGACATTTGCCGGGCAAAGCCTGATGGCCGCCATGAAGGGATCACCATTATTGGCGGCAGGACTGGCTGCGCTCGCGGTCCTAATTTTCGCAGCCGTCTGGTTTTTTGCACAGCATCGCTACAAAACTGGCAAAATTATTGCGTCAATGCAGCGCCGCAAGGTTGACAGCGAAACCCGGACGCCGGAATAA
- a CDS encoding class I SAM-dependent methyltransferase: MKQHLIFASAALALAGCATGNQMAGRAPADVIPPPSMVSELDTAAATNAIDNPNRPETDTERDDLRRPMDVLAFMGIPTGVSILEMEAGGGYFTEIFSRYVGEDGKVYMQNPASFDAFLGNALEQRLDGLDNVEYVKANFDELPLEDASMDVATWFQGPHELWYSPEGSDALVTNPDDSFPEIFRVLKPGARFVVIDHSAPEGSPATVGGETHRIDPQIIRDLGMEAGFILVAESDLFDNPDDDLSANIFEEAVRGRTDQVMMMFEKPATAPAP, encoded by the coding sequence ATGAAACAGCATCTGATTTTCGCAAGCGCCGCGCTGGCTCTGGCTGGCTGCGCGACGGGCAATCAAATGGCGGGGCGTGCGCCTGCAGATGTTATCCCGCCGCCATCGATGGTGAGCGAGCTGGATACGGCCGCAGCGACAAATGCGATCGATAATCCGAACCGCCCTGAGACGGATACAGAGCGCGACGATCTTCGCCGTCCGATGGATGTTCTCGCCTTCATGGGAATTCCGACAGGCGTCAGCATTCTGGAAATGGAAGCCGGCGGCGGATATTTCACCGAGATTTTCTCGCGCTATGTCGGCGAAGATGGCAAGGTCTACATGCAGAACCCGGCCTCCTTCGATGCTTTCCTTGGCAACGCGCTGGAGCAGCGTCTCGATGGCCTGGACAATGTCGAATACGTCAAAGCCAATTTCGACGAGCTGCCGCTGGAAGACGCCAGCATGGATGTCGCGACCTGGTTTCAGGGGCCGCATGAGCTCTGGTACAGCCCGGAAGGCAGCGATGCGCTCGTCACTAATCCTGACGACTCATTCCCGGAAATCTTCCGCGTGCTGAAACCCGGCGCCCGTTTCGTCGTGATCGACCATTCTGCGCCTGAAGGCTCACCGGCGACGGTCGGCGGTGAAACGCACCGGATCGACCCGCAAATCATTCGCGATCTTGGCATGGAGGCCGGCTTTATTCTGGTGGCCGAGAGCGATCTGTTCGACAATCCCGATGATGATCTCAGCGCCAATATCTTCGAAGAGGCCGTCCGCGGGCGGACCGATCAGGTGATGATGATGTTTGAAAAGCCTGCGACGGCGCCAGCGCCTTAA
- a CDS encoding cupin domain-containing protein, which produces MKLARFPVHLGKGGTAHILPEFTGGIEWYEAYGKLHPDDGLDGRLISMHAFESDWDSWEVHPNGHEVVLCVSGRMTLVQEFPGGKVQKVTIGPGEYIINEPGVWHTADMVEAPAVAVFITAGEGTEHRPRPDR; this is translated from the coding sequence ATGAAACTTGCGAGATTTCCCGTGCACCTCGGCAAAGGCGGCACCGCCCACATCCTGCCGGAGTTTACAGGCGGGATAGAATGGTATGAGGCCTATGGTAAGCTTCATCCAGATGATGGGCTCGATGGCCGCCTGATCTCCATGCATGCGTTTGAGAGCGACTGGGACAGCTGGGAAGTCCACCCGAATGGCCATGAAGTTGTGCTTTGCGTGTCAGGTCGCATGACACTGGTTCAGGAATTTCCGGGCGGGAAAGTCCAGAAAGTCACTATTGGACCGGGCGAATACATTATAAACGAGCCCGGAGTCTGGCATACGGCCGATATGGTCGAGGCGCCTGCCGTTGCCGTGTTCATCACAGCCGGTGAGGGCACCGAGCATCGTCCTCGCCCGGACCGATGA
- a CDS encoding oxidoreductase has product MTAQSQKPIGSGFGAKSTAREVLEGRDLTGVNAIVTGGYSGIGLEMVRALSGAGAHVTVPARRPDVAKDALSDMPGEIVLAHMDLSDIPSVKSFAADYVASERPLHILINNAGIMACPLNRVGPGWESQFGINHLGHMAMTLGLEPAIARAGTSRVVALSSSAHIRSDVHWDDPHFETHDYDKWDAYGQAKSADALFANALDRKWKDKGVTAFSVHPGGIFTPLQRHLPDEEMVALGWKNPDGTIPEPIKMMFKTPEQGAATAVWAATSPKLDGRGGEYCEDCDIAQLAGENSQRWEHAREWITDDAKADRLWSMSEKMLADA; this is encoded by the coding sequence ATGACGGCACAAAGTCAGAAACCGATCGGCTCAGGCTTCGGCGCAAAGTCGACAGCGCGTGAGGTGCTGGAGGGGCGCGATCTTACAGGCGTGAATGCCATCGTCACGGGCGGCTATAGCGGTATCGGACTGGAAATGGTGCGGGCGCTGTCCGGCGCGGGCGCCCATGTCACGGTGCCGGCAAGACGGCCGGACGTCGCGAAAGACGCGCTCTCGGACATGCCGGGTGAGATCGTCCTGGCGCACATGGACCTCTCCGACATTCCAAGCGTGAAATCATTTGCAGCCGACTATGTCGCGTCTGAGCGACCGCTGCACATCCTTATCAATAATGCGGGCATCATGGCCTGTCCGCTGAACCGGGTTGGACCGGGCTGGGAGTCGCAGTTTGGCATCAACCATCTCGGGCATATGGCGATGACCCTTGGGCTTGAGCCAGCCATCGCGCGGGCGGGTACGTCCCGTGTCGTCGCCCTTTCATCGAGCGCGCATATCAGAAGCGATGTGCATTGGGATGATCCGCATTTTGAAACTCACGACTACGACAAATGGGATGCTTACGGGCAAGCCAAGAGCGCCGATGCCCTCTTTGCAAACGCGCTGGACCGAAAATGGAAAGACAAGGGCGTGACGGCGTTCTCGGTTCATCCGGGCGGTATTTTTACGCCGCTCCAGCGTCACCTGCCGGATGAAGAGATGGTCGCTCTCGGCTGGAAAAACCCCGACGGCACGATTCCAGAGCCCATAAAGATGATGTTCAAGACACCCGAGCAGGGCGCGGCAACGGCGGTCTGGGCAGCAACATCACCAAAGCTCGACGGGCGCGGCGGGGAGTATTGCGAAGACTGTGATATCGCTCAGCTCGCAGGCGAGAACAGCCAGCGCTGGGAACATGCACGGGAATGGATCACCGACGACGCCAAGGCCGACCGGCTCTGGTCGATGAGCGAAAAAATGCTCGCTGACGCCTAG